CCCAGGCCCCGCAGCAGCCCCAGCAGCCGGCCCAGCCGCCCCAGCAGCCGCCGGCCCAGCCGCAGACCGTGTACGGCGCCGTACCGCCCGTCGCGCAGCCGCCGGCCGGTGGCTACGGCCAGCCCCCGGGCGGCTACGGCCAGCCCCAGCCCGGCGGCTACGGGCAGCAGCCGTGGAGCCCGGCCCCGCAGCAGGGCGGCGGCGGCAAGGGCAAGGTCGTCGGGATCGTCATCGCGGCCGTGCTCGTGCTCGTCCTGATCGGCGTCGGCGGCTTCTTCGGCATCCGCGCCCTCACCGGCGACGACGACAAGGACAAGAAGGCCGACGACGACACGTCGCAGAGCACCGACGAGTCCGGCTCCACCGACGCCACCGACGAGCCGACCGACGGCACCTCCAGCACGGTCCGCCCGACCGGCATCCAGTGCACCGGCGGCAGCCCCGAGCCGGCGAAGCCGCCTGCCACGAGCGCGACGTCCCTCACCGGCGGCGGCCTGACCATCCCGGTGCTGAGCGGCTACACGGTGGAGCCGCGCTCGGCCGCGGCGCACTCCTTCGCCGACAGCGTCCAGGTCGAGTACAAGGAGGTCATCCCCGACAAGTGGATCTCCGAGTACGCCGTCGGCGGGCTCGCCAAGGCCAACGACTTCACCAGCCCGGAGCAGGCCGCCGAGATCGTCATGCAGTGCCTGACCGCGAGCGACCAGTTCTACGAGGGCTTCACCGGCCGCAAGGACCTCAAGCGCGAGGAGGTGACCGTCGACGGCAAGACCGGCTACCGGATCACCGCCGAGCTGCGGGTCTCCGACCCGGAGGTCACCTACGGCGGCGACCAGACCACGGTGATCGTCGTCGACACCGGTGACGCCGACAGCTACGGCATGTTCCTGGGCGTCGTACCGCTCGGTGAGTCGTCCTACGAGGCCCAGCTCGAGAGCACCATCTCGGGCATCGAGGTCGGCTGAGGCACACCTCACCGGACCGCCCACGCTGGACTCCGGACAGCAAGGGACTGGACAGCACGCGCTACCTCCCGGCAGCGCGTACTGCCCAGCGCCTGCTGCGCGACGCCCAGAGCGTCCGTCCGCGGCGTTGTCGTCGGTCGTCGGGACTCCGTCCCGCCTCCCTCCTCCGCCTTGCGGGCCGACCACTCTGGACGCCGCTCGCGACGGCGCTGGACAGCACGCGCTACCGTGATCGGCCGTAAGCCCGGTTCATCCACAAGCTCGTCCAGCAAGAAGGTCCAGAAGTGGCACACAAGTTGGTGATCGTCGAGTCGCCGGCCAAGGCCCGCACCATCGGCGGCTACCTCGGCAGCGGCTATGTCGTCGAGTCCTCCATCGGCCACATCCGTGACCTCCCGAACAACGCCGCGGACACCCCGGCGAAGATCAAGGACAAGCCGTGGGGCCGGCTCGCGATCGACGTGGACAACGGCTTCGAGCCCTACTACGTCGTCCCGCGCGACAAGAAGAGCCACATCTCCAAGCTCAAGCAGCTGCTCAAGGACGCCGACGAGCTCTACCTCGCCACCGATGAGGACCGCGAGGGGGAGGCCATCGCCTGGCACCTGCTCGACGAGCTGAAGCCGAAGGGCATCCCGGTCCACCGGATGGTCTTCCACGAGATCACCAAGGCCGCCATCCAGGAGGCCGCCGCCAACCCGCGCGAGCTCGACATGGACCTCGTCGAGGCCCAGGAGACCCGCCGGATCCTCGACCGCCTCTACGGCTACGAGGTCTCGCCGGTGCTGTGGCGCAAGGTGATGTCCGGGCTGTCCGCCGGCCGCGTGCAGTCGGTGGCGACCCGGCTCGTGGTCGACCGCGAGAAGGAGCGGATGGCCTTCAAGGTCGCCTCCTACTGGGACCTCGAGGGCACCTTCGACGCCGGCTCGAAGCACGACCAGCGGATGTTCCCGGCCAAGCTGCACTCGATCGACGGCACCCGCGTCGCGTCGGGCTCCAACTTCGGCCAGGACGGCCAGCTCAAGGCCAAGGCCGACGTCGTCCACCTGGACAAGCGCCGGGCCGAGGACCTCGTCGCGGCCCTCGCCGACACGTCGTACGACGTCCGGTCGGTCGAGGCGAAGCCCTACCGCCGCTCGCCGTACGCCCCCTTCCGCACGACCACGCTGCAGCAGGAGGCGAGCCGCAAGCTCGGCATGAGCGCGTCGGTGACGATGAGCGTCGCCCAACGCCTCTACGAGAACGGTTTCATCACCTACATGCGTACCGACAGCACGACGCTGTCCGGCAACGCGGTCGCGGCGGCCCGCGCCCAGGTCCAGGAGCTGTACGGCGCCGAGTACCTCCCCGACGCCCCCCGCACCTACGCCAGCAAGGTCAAGAACGCCCAGGAGGCGCACGAGGCGATCCGCCCGGCGGGCGACTCGTTCCGCACGCCGGCGCAGACCGGGCTCACCGGCGACCAGTTCCGCCTCTACGAGCTGATCTGGATGCGCACCGTCGCCTCGCAGATGAAGGACGCCGTCGGCCAGTCGGTCACGATCCGGCTCGGCGGCGCGGCCGGCACGGGCGAGGACGTCGTCTTCTCCGCGTCGGGTCGCGTGATCACCTTCCACGGCTTCCTCAAGGCCTACGTCGAGGGCACCGACGACAACGCCGCGAAGGACGACCAGGAGACCCGGCTGCCCAACCTGCAGGAGGGGGACCCCGTCTCGGCCGCCTCCCTGTCGGCCAACGGCCACGAGACCAAGCCGCCGGCCCGCTACACCGAGGCCACGCTGATCAAGGAGCTCGAGGACCGCGAGATCGGCCGCCCCTCGACGTACGCCTCGATCATCGGCACGATCCTCAACCGCGGCTACGTCTACAAGAAGGGCACCGCCCTGGTGCCGGCGTGGATCGCGTTCTCCGTGGTCCGGCTGCTGACCGAGCACTTCACCCGGCTCATCGACTACGACTTCACGGCGCTGATGGAGACCGTCCTCGACGACATCGCCCGCGGTGAGAAGGACCGGGTCAGCGAGCTCAGCGAGTTCTACTACGGCTCCGAGCGGCTCGCCGGCCTGCAGCGGCTGGTGACCGAGCTCGGCGACATCGACGCCAAGGAGCTGGCGACCTTCCCGGTGCTCGACGACGACGGCGCCGAGTCCGGGATCGACCTGCGGGTCGGCAAGTACGGCCCCTACCTCGAGGGCCCCGACGACGGCTCCGGCACGCGCGTGCGCGCCAACGTGCCCGACGACCTGCCGCCCGACGAGCTCACCGTCGAGAAGGCGAAGGAGCTGCTCGCCAACCCGGCCGGCGAGGAGATCGACCTCGGCGTGCACCCGGAGACGGGCCTGCAGGTCGTCGCGAAGAACGGCCGCTTCGGCCCCTATGTCACCGAGGTCCTCCCGGAGGACGCGCCCAAGGGAGCCAAGGCCCGCACCGGCTCGTTGTTCAAGTCGATGTCCCTCGACACGGTCACCCTCGACGACGCGGTCAAGCTGATCTCGCTGCCGCGGATCGTCGGCGTCGGTGAGGACGGCGAGGAGATCACCGCGCAGAACGGCCGCTACGGTCCCTACCTCAAGAAGGGCACCGACTCCCGCTCGCTCACCAGCGAGGACCAGATCTTCGGCATCACCCTCGACGAGGCGCTGAAGATCTACAGCCAGCCCAAGCAGCGTGGCCGCGCCGCCGCGGCGCCGCCGCTCAAGGAGCTCGGCAACGACCCGGTCTCCGGGCAGCCGGTGGTCGTGAAGGCCGGCCGCTTCGGCGAGTACGTCACCGACGGCGAGTACAACGCCACCCTCCGCAAGGACGACTCGGTCGAGTCGATCACCATCGAGCGGGCGGCCGAGCTGCTCGCCGAGCGGCGCGCGAAGGGCCCGGCGAAGAAGGCCGCCAAGAAGGGCGCGAAGAAGACCGCCGCGAAGAAGACCACGGCCAAGAAGAGCGCTGCCAAGAAGGCGCCGGCGAAGAAGGCCGCCGCCAAGAAGAGCTGACCAGGTCGTCGAGGAGGTCGCGCAGCCCGGTCGTCGAGGAGGTCGCGCAGCCCGGTCGTTGAGGAGGTCGCGCAGCGCGGTCGTCGAGGAGGTCGCGCAGCGACCGTCACGAGACGCCCGGGGCCCCTCTCACAACCCAACCTTGTGAGACCCCAGCGACGACCTCGTTCCGCCGACGGCGCCCAACCGGCACCGTGGAGGACGTGATCCCCCACGGACCCAACTGGTACGCCGCCGTCATGGGCACCGGCATCCTCGCCGTCGTCCTGACCGACCTCCCCTTCGACCTGCCCGGGGCGTCGTACGCCGCCACGGCGGTATGGCTGCTCGCGCTGGCCCTGCTGGTCGCGATCACCGTGGTCGGCGCACGATCCGGACGCCCGTTCAGCCACCTCGGGGACCCGGTGCTGGCGCACTTCTACGGCGCGACCGCCATGGGCCTGATGACGGCCGGCGCGGCCACCGGGGCCGTCGGTGGCCGATGGCTGGGTCCGCTGGCGCTGCCGCTGGAGACCGGGCTGTGGGTCACCGGCACCCTGCTCGGCCTGGCCACGGCGGTCGTCGTGCCCTACTGCGCGATCACGCGCCACGAGGTCCGTGACGACAGCGCCTTCGGTGGGTGGCTGATGCCCGTGGTCCCGCCGATGGTGAGTGCCGCGACCGGCACCGCCCTGCTCGACCACCTGCCGGCGGGCGAGCCGCGGGCCACGCTGTTCGTGCTCCTGTGCGCGGGCTTCGGGATCGCGCTCATCGGGACCTTCCTGGTGCTGCCCGCGATCTGGCAGCGGGTGCTGCGCCACGGTCCCGGCGCGCCGGCCCTGGTGCCGACGCTGTGGATCGTGCTGGGGCCGCTCGGCCAGTCGGTGACGGCGGCGTACCACCTGACCGGGGCGGCACCCCTCGCGCTGCCCGGCCAAGACCCGACGGTCCTCCGGATGCTCTTCCTCGCCTTCGGGTTGCCGGTCTGGGGCTTCGCGCTGCTCTGGCTGGCCCTCGCCGGTGCGCTCACCCTGCGCCAGGTGCGGGCCGGGCTGCCGTTCGCCCCGACCTGGTGGTCGTTCACCTTCCCGGTCGGCACCCTCGTCACCGGTACGACGGCGCTGGCCCACGCGACCGGGCTGGTCCTCCTCGCCGCCGCCACGGGTGTCCTGCTGGCGCTGCTCGTGGTCGCGTGGACCGTCGTCGCGGTGGCGACCGCCCGCGCGTTCCTGCCGGCCGGTCCCGTCACGCGACCCGCCCGCGACAACGGTCGGTCCCGTCTCGTAGGTTCGTCCCCGTGACCTCCGCCTCCAGCCGGCCCGGCCTGTTCACCGACACCGGCGTCTTCATCTGCTTCGAGGGCGGCGAGGGTGGCGGCAAGTCGACGCAGTCGCGCCTGCTGCGCGACGCGCTGGCCGCCGAGGGCTACCGGGTACTGCTCACCTTCGAGCCCGGCGACACCCCCGTCGGCAAGGAGATGCGGCGGATCGTGCTCAGCCCCGAGACGGGCGCGCTGGCGCACAAGACGGAGTTCCTGCTCTACCTCGCCGACAAGTCCGAGCACGTCGAGACGCTCGTGCGACCCGCGCTCGACCGCGGCGAGGTCGTGATCACCGACCGCTACGTCGACTCGACGCTGGCCTACCAGGGTGCCGGCCGCGCGCTCGACGCCGGCGAGCTCGAGGAGGTCGCGGCCTGGGCCACCGGCGGCCTGCGCCCGCACCTGACCGTCGTCCTCGACCTCGAGCCGGAGGCCGGCCTGGGCCGCTTCGAGGGGCGCGACCGGATCGAGGGCGAGTCGCTGGAGTTCCACCAGCGGGTTCGGCAGTCCTTCCTCGACCTCGCGGCCCGCGACCCCGAGCACTACCTCGTCCTCGACGCGCGCGACTCGATCGAGGAGATCGCGGCCGCGATCGGCGCCCGCGTCGCCCCGCTGCTCGACCGGGCGGTGCGCGGATGACCGCTGGCGTCTGGGGCACGCTCGTCGGCCAGCGGCCGACCATCGACCTGCTCCAGCGGGCCGTGTCCGGCCACGGGATGACCCACGCCTGGCTGTTCACCGGCCCGCCCGGCTCCGGTCGCAGCAACGCCGCGATCGCCTTCGCGGCCGCGCTCCAGTGCCCGCAGCAGGGCGTCGGCCCCGACTGCCCGGACGGCTGCCACGCCTGCCACACCGTGCTCGCCGGCTCGCACGCCGACGTCTCCGTCATCCGCACCGAGAAGCTCTCGATCGGCGTCGACGAGGTCCGCGACCTGGTCCGCCGTGCGTCCCTGAGCCCGATGGGCGACCGCTGGCAGATCATGATCGTGGAGGACGCCGACCGGCTGACCGAGCAGGCGTGCAACGCGCTGCTCAAGGCGATCGAGGAGCCCAACGGCCGCACCGTGTGGATGCTCTGCGCCCCGACCGTCGAGGACGTGCTGCCCACGATCAGGTCCCGCTGCCGGCTGGTCACCCTCTCGACGCCGACCACCCCGGAGGTCGCCGGCTTCCTCGTCTCCCGCGGCGTCGAGGAGCGGCTGGCGTCGTACGCCGCCCGCGCGAGCCAGGGCCACATCGGCCGGGCCCGGGCGCTGGCCTTCGACGAGGCGGTGCGCACCCGCCGGCAGGAGGTCGTCGCCATGCCTGCCCGGCTGACCAACCTGGGCCGGTGCATGGATGCCGCGACCCGGCTGGCGACGACGGCCAAGGAGGAGGCCGACGCGATCACGGCCGAGCTCGACGCCCGCGAGAAGTCGGACCTCGACACCGCCTACGGGGTGGTCGAGCGCGGGCGCCGGCCGCGGGAGTACGCCCCCGCGCTGGCCGCGCTCGAGAAAGGGCAGCGCACCCGCGCGAAGCGCCGCCACCTCGACGTCGTCGACCGTGGCCTGACCGACCTGGTGTCGGTCTACCGCGACGTGATCGCCGTCGCCACGGGGGCGCCGGGCGCGCTGGTCAACGAGGAGATCCGCGACCAGGTCGAGGAGATCGCCTCGACCACCTCGCCGGAGCTCAACCTGCGCCGGATCGGGTGGATCTTCGCGGCGCGCGAGCAGATGCTGGAGTTCAACGTCCCCGTGGCCTTGGCGCTGGAGTCCATGATGGTGGCACTCAAGGCGCCGCAGCGCTGATCGAGGCCGAGGGTTCGACGAAGGGGAGTGCTCGGGTGAGCAAGAAGCTGATCGTGTCGGTGGCCGTGATCTGGGCGCTGGTCGTGGCCGGCGCCATCGGGATCGGCGTCATCGTCCTCACGGGGGACGACGACGGCGGTGACGACAAGGCGGACCGCGACACCTCCGCCACCGACGGGGCGTCCCGCGAGCCCGACAACCGCACGCTCGAGGACTTCTACGACCAGGACATCTCCTGGAAGGCGTGCGGCGAGGACGAGTGCGGCACGATCGAGGTGCCCATCGACTACCAGGACCCGGGCGCCGGCTCGATCCAGCTGGCCGTCGAGCGCCGCAAGGCGAGCGGCGACCGGATCGGCTCCCTCGTCGTCAACCCGGGCGGACCCGGCGCCGGCGGCACCTACCTCGCCGAGCAGGCCGACGGCTACTTCGCCGAGCCGCTGCTGGCGGCGTACGACATCGTCGGCTTCGACCCGCGCGGCACCGGCGACTCCTCGCCGGTCGACTGCCTGACCGACGACGAGCTGGACGCGTGGGTCGCCGCCGACCCCGACCCCGACACCCCGGAGGAGGTCGAGGAGGGCAAGGAGAACTCCGAGGAGTTCTGGAGCGGCTGCGAGGCGAAGTCCGCCGATGTCGCCGGCCACGTGAGCACGGTCGAGGCCGCGCGCGACATGGACGTGCTGCGCGCCGCGCTCGGCGAGGACAAGCTCGACTATCTCGGCTTCTCCTACGGCACCCGCCTGGGCGCCACCTACGCCGAGCTCTACCCCGACAAGACCGGACGGCTGGTCCTCGACGGCGCCATCGACCCGTCGCTGTCGGCGCGCGAGGGCTCGCTCAGCCAGGCCGGCGGCTTCGAGACCGCGTTGCGCTCGTACGTGAAGGACTGCGTCGACGGCGGCGGCTGCTTCCTCGGCGACAGCGTCGACGCGGGCATCGCCACGATCAAGGACCTGATCGACTCGATCGACAAGAAGCCGCTCCCCACGAAGGACCCGGAGGGCCGCGAGCTCACCGTCGGGCTCGCGTTCTACGGCCTGATCACCCCGCTCTACAGCGAGGACAACTGGACCTACCTCGACGACGGCCTGAAGAAGGCCCTCGACGGCGACGGGAGCACGCTGCTCCAGCTCTCGGACTTCTACGGCTCCCGCGAGGGCGGCAAGTACGTCGACAACAGCCTCGAGGCGATCTCCGTCATCAACTGCCTCGACGACCCGTGGTCGATCACGACCGACGAGGTGCCGGACCAGTTCGCCGACTTCGAGAAGGCGTCCCCGACCTTCGGCAAGGTCTTCGCGTGGGGCCTGACCACCTGCCACGGCATCCCGTTCACCTCGACAGACGAGCCCGACCTGAAGATCGACGGCTCGGGCGCCGCCCCGATCGTGGTCCTCGGTACGACGCGCGACCCCGCGACGCCGTACGAGGAGGCCGTGGCGATGGCCGAACAGCTCGAGTCGGGCGTCCTGGTCAGCCGCGACGGTGACGGTCACACCGCCTACAACAAGGGCAACGACTGCGTCGACGACGCGGTCCACGGCTACCTGATCGACGGGAAGGTGCCGGAGGACGGCCTGAAGTGCTGACTCCCCCGGTGGTCGAGGAGGTCGCGCAGCGACCGTCACGAGACCCCGGGCCCTGAGTCACACCGGCTCGAGGATCACCTGGATCCGCTGCGTCGCCAGCTCGATCATGAGCCGCGCCGCCGGTGAGAGCGTCGCGCCGGCGCGGTGCACGATCGCCATCGTGTCGTAGACGCGGGGCCGCAGCGGCACCCAGCCGGCGTTCGGTGCCAGCCGGGGGAGCAGCTGCACCGCCGCGCCCTTGTTGGTGACCGTGTCGGCGAGCCCGCGGCCCACGAGCTCGACGGCCGTCTCGACGTCCTCGACCTCGATCCGCGTGGTCGGGTTGTAGCCGGCCTCGTGCAGCATCCGTCGCAGCACGATCCGCGCTGAGTCGGCGTCGCGGTAGGTGCTCTCGGGCATCACCAGCCGCGCCTCGGCGAGCCGCCTCGCGGTCACGGGGGACCGCAGCCGGTCGGGGTCGGCGGAGAGGTACACCAGCTCGTCGCGGGCGATCGGCGTGATCGCCATGCCCTCGCTGGAGAGCCCGGCGACGGCGATCATCGCGGCCTCGAGCCGCCCGCGCCGCAGGTCCTCCTGGACGTCGCGCGAATGCCGCCCGACGAGCTCGACCCGGACCCCGGGGTAGCGGGCGAGCACGTCGGCGACGAGCTCCGCGCCGCCGTACAGACGCGCGACGCCGAACATCCCGAACCGGATGGTGCCGGTCTCGAAGGACTTGATCCGGGTGACCGCCTGCTGCGC
Above is a genomic segment from Nocardioides aromaticivorans containing:
- a CDS encoding DUF2510 domain-containing protein, translating into MTNAGWYPDPAGAPDTYRYWDGQAWSQMTTTTPPVGNAPQAPQQPQQPAQPPQQPPAQPQTVYGAVPPVAQPPAGGYGQPPGGYGQPQPGGYGQQPWSPAPQQGGGGKGKVVGIVIAAVLVLVLIGVGGFFGIRALTGDDDKDKKADDDTSQSTDESGSTDATDEPTDGTSSTVRPTGIQCTGGSPEPAKPPATSATSLTGGGLTIPVLSGYTVEPRSAAAHSFADSVQVEYKEVIPDKWISEYAVGGLAKANDFTSPEQAAEIVMQCLTASDQFYEGFTGRKDLKREEVTVDGKTGYRITAELRVSDPEVTYGGDQTTVIVVDTGDADSYGMFLGVVPLGESSYEAQLESTISGIEVG
- the topA gene encoding type I DNA topoisomerase, whose protein sequence is MAHKLVIVESPAKARTIGGYLGSGYVVESSIGHIRDLPNNAADTPAKIKDKPWGRLAIDVDNGFEPYYVVPRDKKSHISKLKQLLKDADELYLATDEDREGEAIAWHLLDELKPKGIPVHRMVFHEITKAAIQEAAANPRELDMDLVEAQETRRILDRLYGYEVSPVLWRKVMSGLSAGRVQSVATRLVVDREKERMAFKVASYWDLEGTFDAGSKHDQRMFPAKLHSIDGTRVASGSNFGQDGQLKAKADVVHLDKRRAEDLVAALADTSYDVRSVEAKPYRRSPYAPFRTTTLQQEASRKLGMSASVTMSVAQRLYENGFITYMRTDSTTLSGNAVAAARAQVQELYGAEYLPDAPRTYASKVKNAQEAHEAIRPAGDSFRTPAQTGLTGDQFRLYELIWMRTVASQMKDAVGQSVTIRLGGAAGTGEDVVFSASGRVITFHGFLKAYVEGTDDNAAKDDQETRLPNLQEGDPVSAASLSANGHETKPPARYTEATLIKELEDREIGRPSTYASIIGTILNRGYVYKKGTALVPAWIAFSVVRLLTEHFTRLIDYDFTALMETVLDDIARGEKDRVSELSEFYYGSERLAGLQRLVTELGDIDAKELATFPVLDDDGAESGIDLRVGKYGPYLEGPDDGSGTRVRANVPDDLPPDELTVEKAKELLANPAGEEIDLGVHPETGLQVVAKNGRFGPYVTEVLPEDAPKGAKARTGSLFKSMSLDTVTLDDAVKLISLPRIVGVGEDGEEITAQNGRYGPYLKKGTDSRSLTSEDQIFGITLDEALKIYSQPKQRGRAAAAPPLKELGNDPVSGQPVVVKAGRFGEYVTDGEYNATLRKDDSVESITIERAAELLAERRAKGPAKKAAKKGAKKTAAKKTTAKKSAAKKAPAKKAAAKKS
- a CDS encoding C4-dicarboxylate ABC transporter yields the protein MIPHGPNWYAAVMGTGILAVVLTDLPFDLPGASYAATAVWLLALALLVAITVVGARSGRPFSHLGDPVLAHFYGATAMGLMTAGAATGAVGGRWLGPLALPLETGLWVTGTLLGLATAVVVPYCAITRHEVRDDSAFGGWLMPVVPPMVSAATGTALLDHLPAGEPRATLFVLLCAGFGIALIGTFLVLPAIWQRVLRHGPGAPALVPTLWIVLGPLGQSVTAAYHLTGAAPLALPGQDPTVLRMLFLAFGLPVWGFALLWLALAGALTLRQVRAGLPFAPTWWSFTFPVGTLVTGTTALAHATGLVLLAAATGVLLALLVVAWTVVAVATARAFLPAGPVTRPARDNGRSRLVGSSP
- the tmk gene encoding dTMP kinase, with amino-acid sequence MTSASSRPGLFTDTGVFICFEGGEGGGKSTQSRLLRDALAAEGYRVLLTFEPGDTPVGKEMRRIVLSPETGALAHKTEFLLYLADKSEHVETLVRPALDRGEVVITDRYVDSTLAYQGAGRALDAGELEEVAAWATGGLRPHLTVVLDLEPEAGLGRFEGRDRIEGESLEFHQRVRQSFLDLAARDPEHYLVLDARDSIEEIAAAIGARVAPLLDRAVRG
- a CDS encoding DNA polymerase III subunit delta' produces the protein MTAGVWGTLVGQRPTIDLLQRAVSGHGMTHAWLFTGPPGSGRSNAAIAFAAALQCPQQGVGPDCPDGCHACHTVLAGSHADVSVIRTEKLSIGVDEVRDLVRRASLSPMGDRWQIMIVEDADRLTEQACNALLKAIEEPNGRTVWMLCAPTVEDVLPTIRSRCRLVTLSTPTTPEVAGFLVSRGVEERLASYAARASQGHIGRARALAFDEAVRTRRQEVVAMPARLTNLGRCMDAATRLATTAKEEADAITAELDAREKSDLDTAYGVVERGRRPREYAPALAALEKGQRTRAKRRHLDVVDRGLTDLVSVYRDVIAVATGAPGALVNEEIRDQVEEIASTTSPELNLRRIGWIFAAREQMLEFNVPVALALESMMVALKAPQR
- a CDS encoding alpha/beta hydrolase, which produces MSKKLIVSVAVIWALVVAGAIGIGVIVLTGDDDGGDDKADRDTSATDGASREPDNRTLEDFYDQDISWKACGEDECGTIEVPIDYQDPGAGSIQLAVERRKASGDRIGSLVVNPGGPGAGGTYLAEQADGYFAEPLLAAYDIVGFDPRGTGDSSPVDCLTDDELDAWVAADPDPDTPEEVEEGKENSEEFWSGCEAKSADVAGHVSTVEAARDMDVLRAALGEDKLDYLGFSYGTRLGATYAELYPDKTGRLVLDGAIDPSLSAREGSLSQAGGFETALRSYVKDCVDGGGCFLGDSVDAGIATIKDLIDSIDKKPLPTKDPEGRELTVGLAFYGLITPLYSEDNWTYLDDGLKKALDGDGSTLLQLSDFYGSREGGKYVDNSLEAISVINCLDDPWSITTDEVPDQFADFEKASPTFGKVFAWGLTTCHGIPFTSTDEPDLKIDGSGAAPIVVLGTTRDPATPYEEAVAMAEQLESGVLVSRDGDGHTAYNKGNDCVDDAVHGYLIDGKVPEDGLKC
- a CDS encoding LysR family transcriptional regulator; protein product: MLSLHQLTCFLATYEHRSLTRAADELGYAQPSVSEQIRNLERSLGVQLFRRVGRGVVPTTAADTFRPHAEKVLAAADDAQQAVTRIKSFETGTIRFGMFGVARLYGGAELVADVLARYPGVRVELVGRHSRDVQEDLRRGRLEAAMIAVAGLSSEGMAITPIARDELVYLSADPDRLRSPVTARRLAEARLVMPESTYRDADSARIVLRRMLHEAGYNPTTRIEVEDVETAVELVGRGLADTVTNKGAAVQLLPRLAPNAGWVPLRPRVYDTMAIVHRAGATLSPAARLMIELATQRIQVILEPV